AAGCAAAACCCTTCCGGAAAAAGCGCAGCGGGAATGGCGGCTAACGACGTAGGTTTCTCGACGTTTGCGTTCCCGGAGCGCTTGTGCGCGAAGGGATTTTAATTTGGCTTGAGCGACCTTAGTCGCGTCTCGCAAGCCGAATTAAAAAGCAAATGTGGCTTTAGCCCGCAGTGAGTCCGAACGGAAACCGTGAGTGACGAACGAAGCGAGAAAGCGCAGTTATCTGCTGTGCCGTCGCCCCGAAATCTAATCGGCGACGCCAAGGACGGCGGAGACGATTAGTAATAACAATTTAATTTTTCTTTAAGTTCTTTCTAAGAGTTGAATATTGAGTAATCAAATCCTTAAAAGTATTTCTCTCTTGAGGAGAAAGATCTAAGAGATTTCTAATAATATCTTTAACACCTTCGGTATTTTTCATCTGATTAAATAATTGATCATCGTCTTTCACCTTGCGCCCTACTCCTTTCGTGTAAATGACGGGAGTTACAGGTTGTGTATCATCGACTAACCAATTTAAGTCAGCACCAAATTCAGAATTTATAAAATGTAGAAATGACGGAGCAAAGGATTCAATCCTACCAGTAATTTTACTGTTTAATCCGCCTGGAGTCAGATTCAGTTTTTGAGCTACTTGTCGCTGGCTAATTCCTGCCGCATCGAACACAGCCTTAATTTTCTCGCCAATATGTTTTACCGAATTTTCTGTCGCCATTAGATATAATCAATTAAAATACGTTTTGACAAATATATTCATCTTGTATACACTTGATTTTATGCATTTATTCGCCATTTAGGAGGTTCTATGCCAGACCAGTATCCGGAAAGCAGAAAAAGAGCCTTCTGGTGGCCCTTTCACGCTCAAAAAGCCTCCTTTGAGCAAACAAAATCTAATAGTAACGGGGAAATCTCAGAAGAAGAACGGAAATCTTTCTTCGATCGACTTAGAACAGCGAGAATAGAAGTAAATCTAACTCAAGCTCAAGTTTCTGAGAGATTAGGAAAGTATCAAAGTTATATGTCAAAGATTGAATCTGGTAAGAAGAGATTGTTT
The sequence above is a segment of the Leptospira stimsonii genome. Coding sequences within it:
- a CDS encoding helix-turn-helix domain-containing protein; translated protein: MPDQYPESRKRAFWWPFHAQKASFEQTKSNSNGEISEEERKSFFDRLRTARIEVNLTQAQVSERLGKYQSYMSKIESGKKRLFIEDFIRLCEFYNKPPEYFYSVFSK
- a CDS encoding helix-turn-helix domain-containing protein, coding for MATENSVKHIGEKIKAVFDAAGISQRQVAQKLNLTPGGLNSKITGRIESFAPSFLHFINSEFGADLNWLVDDTQPVTPVIYTKGVGRKVKDDDQLFNQMKNTEGVKDIIRNLLDLSPQERNTFKDLITQYSTLRKNLKKN